The Aestuariibius sp. HNIBRBA575 nucleotide sequence GCCGGGAAATCACACATGGGGAAAAAGACAGGGATGGCATGGCGCATAATGTAATCTGGCAATATCTGGCGGGGGGCGTATTGGCAGGGGGGGCTGTGGTCGCAACCGTGGCATTTATCGGCGCACCTGACCCAAGCGGTCCGGCACCCGAAGATCAGGCCGCGGGTGAGCCGGCGCAGATGCCGGTAGAAACGGATAGCGGGTCCAACACTGAAACCGCTGTCATCGCAGCGACCGTGCAAGAGAACGCAGCGCCGCCCGTCGCACAAGAAGAGCCAGAAACCAGCCCGCCGGAGCCGACACCTGTCGCGCCTGAAATTGTGGCCCCGCAATTTACGACAATCCGGATAGAACCAGACGGCAATTCCATCATTGCCGGGTCCGCGACGCCGGATCAGGACGTGGCCATTTTGGTCGCACGCCAGGAAATTGCCCGGATTTCTGCGGATGCAAATGGTCAGTTTGTGGCCTTGTTTGACATTTCCCCATCCGACCAACCCCGAGGCATGCAATTGCTGACCGATCCGGACGGGGCTGCGGTGTTGTCCGCAGAAATTTATCTGATCGAACCGTTTGGTGTCACACCGCCGCCAATTGAGCCACAGACAGAGGCAACCGATCAGAATTCCGAACAGGTCGCAGCTGCGACCATCACGGATGATGCTGATGAACCCGAGGTGAGCAATGCCACAGAAGAGCCTGAAATAATTACGGAAATGGCGGATGATGTTGCCGCAGACGTCACTGAACCTGATGGGGACATCGCCACGATCACGGAACCTGAAACACCTGTCATAGCCGACCAACAACTGGCCGCTATTGTTCCAAATGCCGATCCCCCTGAGCCTGCTCAACCTGCGGTGTCACCGGATCTGGATCAATCTGAGGACCAGCAGGTTGCAGAACCTACGACAGAGACCGAGATCGTCCAAAACGTGCCCCCCGAAACAGAGGTGGATACCGCCCCTGACCCCGTGACTGAACCAGATGCGCCTGCGATATTGGCCGCGGATGCGGACGGGGTGCGTGTTGTGCAACCCAGCGGTGCCAGCCCTGATGTCATGTCAAATGTTGCTTTAGATACAATCACTTATGACCCATCAGGCGACGTGTCACTAGCGGGGCGTGCCCAGAGCGAAGGCTTTGTTCAGGTCTATTTGGACAATACCCCCATCACCACATCCCGCATCAATCAGGACGGTCGCTGGCGCACGGACTTGCCCCAAGTGGATACCGGCGTTTACACGTTGCGCGTCGATGAAATCGCCATAGACGGGACCGTGGTCAGCCGGATTGAAACACCGTTTAAACGCGAAGAGGCCGAAACCGTCGCCGAAGTGATGGCCCAAGACGTGCAAAACGAGGATTTTCAGGTGGCGGTGCGCACCGTTCAACCCGGCAATACGCTCTGGGCGATTGCACGGGATCAATATGGGGACGGCGTCATGTATGTGCATGTCTTTGAGGCAAATCGCGATCTTATAAGGGACGCCGATTTAATCTATCCAGGGCAGATTTTCCGCTTGCCTGAAATGGATGATAAGTGATTTGACGGGGTTCAAAGTCCACCCATTCACGGGATGGATCAACCCCAACGTAAAAGGTGCCGATTGTGAAAAAACTCTTAGCTATTGCCCTGTCATTTGGCGTGTCCTGTACAGAAGTTCCCCCCACATTCGCACAAGAAGATTGCATTCAGATCGGCACGGAATGCTTTGATTCTGATGCAAAATTTGCGCGCATCAAACTAACCGATCAATCGATGTCCCTAGACAATCTGGCGCAATTGGAACAGGTCGAACATCTGACATTGCAATGGCAGGGAACGCTTGGGAATGGTGTCGATCTGTCACCGCTTGGTGATCTGAAACGTTTGATCAGTGTGACCTTTGATGGCGCTGATCAACTCGATTTTTCCAGTTTGGATGGCATGGCTGCGCAAAACATTATTTTGTCAGGCGTCGCAACGTTGAATGCGTCACAATTGGGCGACATCGATGGGCTGCGAAATCTAAGCCTGATGAACATTGACACCATTGACGGCCTGCAACTTGCGACATTGCCAAACCTAGAGGCGCTGACGCTGATCAATATGCCGCTGGACAATTTGCAAGGCGTTGAACAGATGCGCAACCTAACGGGGTTTGCGCTTGGCGGGACACAGGTGACGGACCTGTCACCTTTGGCGGGTTTGGACATTCGTCAATTGACCCTGCGCGGTGAGGGGCTCTTGGATTTGTCGCCCTTGTCCCAAGCGACAAATTTGACCCATCTGACATTGAATTCCAGCCAATTTCAAAGCCTTAACGGGCTAAACCCCGGCGCGTCACTGGTGATGTTTTCAGCCCAAAACGCACAATTGACTGACATTCAGGCATTGTCAGGCGCGACCAATCTGGAACGGTTCAATGTAAAAGGCGCGATGATCCGGGACATCAACCCATTGTCCGGATTACGCCACATGCAGGAAATGGACCTGCGGGAAACGGCGATCTCCGATATATCGGCATTGCGTCACATGACCCGGCTCGAAAAATTGTGGATCACAGACAGCCAAGTCGCTGATCTGGAACCGCTTTCTGGTTTGGATAAGGTCGAAATGCTGAGCATGTCTCGTATCCCAGCAACCGATATATCCCCACTGGCACAGATGAAGTCGGTCGAAGTTTTGTGGGTAAATGACCATAATATCAATGACCTATCGCCGTTACTGGACATGCCTGCCTTAACGGCGGTGCGGATTGACGACGAACAATTGGTGATGCGGGCAGGATTACCGGCCTATCTAGACGCGCGTTCTGTGCAAGAATGAAGGTTCAGACCTGCATTTCCAGCGGCTATGTTCGCTGGTGCTTTGATTGGGGCTGGTTTATGTAATTGGTTCCCCTTTCAGGAGCTTTCATGCGACGCCTCTCTCACACCGATGCCAATTTGGACAACACTCAGATTTCGGGTTGGGTCACGATCCGCAAAGTGGCGCCATATCTTTGGCCCGCGGATCAGGACTGGGTCAAGAAACGGGTCATCCTGTCGATGGTCGTACTGGTTGTCGCACGTCTGGTCGCGGTGGGGACGCCGTTTTTCTACGCTTGGGCCGTCGATGTTTTAGCGGGCGAAGGCACGGGCTGGGCGATTGGCGTAGGGGCGGTTGGTCTCACCTTGGCCTACGGTTTGGCGCGGGCCATGGATGTGGGTCTGCAACAATTGCGCGATGTCATTTTTGCCAAAGTGGCCCAACGTGCATTGCGCCAATTGGCGACGGAAACCTTTCGCCATATTCACAAATTGTCGATGCGCTATCACATCACCCGCAAAACCGGCGGGCTAAGCCGGATTATCGAACGCGGTGTTAAAGGCGTCGAATTCCTGTTGCGGTTCCTGCTGTTTTCCATCGGCCCGTTGACATTGCAGCTGTTTATGACAGCCATCGTTTTGTTTTTTCTGTTTGATGTCTGGTACTTGGTGGTCGTTGTTGGCACGATCGGGCTATATGTCTGGTTCACATTTGCGGTGACCGAATGGCGGGTGAAAATCCGCAAACAGATGAACGATCAGGACACGGACGCCAACCAAAAGGCGATTGATAGCCTGCTCAACTTTGAAACGGTCAAATATTTCGGCGCCGAAGAACGCGAAGCACAGCGGTACGATGGCGCGATGCGGCTCTATTCCGAAGCCGCGTTAAAGACGTCGTATTCCTTGGCATTTCTGAACTTTGGTCAGGCCTTGTTGATCACATCGGGGCTGGTTCTGGTGATGATTATGGCCGCAATCGGCGTGCAAAACGGCCAGTTGAGCGTGGGCGATTTTGTCATGGTTAACGCCTATATGATCCAGATCACCATGCCGCTGAATTTTCTGGGCACGGTCTATCGCGAAATTCGCCAGTCGTTGATCGATATGGGCGATATGTTCACGCTGCTGGAACAGCCGTCCGAAGTGGTTGATAAACCCAACGCACCGGCGTTGAACGTGCAGGGCGGGGCGGTTCACCTAAAGGATGTGGTGTTTGGCTATGATCCGGAACGGTCCATTTTGAACGGCATCGACCTACAAGTGGCGGCCGGTGAAACCGTTGCCATTGTCGGGTCGTCTGGGTCGGGGAAATCCACCATCGGTCGGCTGTTATTCCGGTTTTATGACGTGTCTGATGGGGCGCTGGAAATCGACGGTCAGGATGTGCGGGACGTGACACAGACGTCGCTACATGCCCAGATCGGCGTGGTGCCGCAGGACACAGTGCTGTTCAACGACAGCGTCTACTACAACATCGCGTATGGACGTGGGGACGCCTCCTGCGCAGATGTGGAATCCGCCGCCAAAGCCGCAAAAATCCACGACTTTATTATGTCTCTGCCGGATGGGTATGACACCCAAGTGGGCGAACGCGGGCTGAAATTATCGGGCGGTGAAAAGCAGCGGGTCGGCATTGCGCGCACGCTGTTGAAAAACCCACCCATCCTGCTGCTGGACGAAGCGACATCCGCGCTGGACACGGACACAGAACGCGACATTCAGGCCGAGCTGAAGGCGATGAGCCATGGACGTACCGTGATCACCATTGCCCACCGTCTGTCGACCATCGCGGATGCAGATCGGATTGTGGTGCTGGAAAAAGGTGTGATCATCGAAGAAGGCCGCCACGACGCATTGCTGGAAAAAGAGGGGCGATATGCGCAGCTTTGGCACCGTCAGGCGTCTGAGGAAGAGCTGGCCTAGCAAGGCGCGTTCTTAGCGTCCCGTCAGGGCCAGACCAATAGCGCGATGGGTGTCTTGCACATGTTGCGGCATGTCCCGCACGCCTTTTTCCCAGCGCCCATCGATGCCACCCACCCAAGAATAAGCGAGCACAAGATCAACCCGCGTCAGCGTCTGCGCCAGACGGGCATAATTCAATGCGACATCCCCCATATCACCGGCCCGCAGCCCTGCCAGCCGGTGGATGGGTGTGTGGGTCGCATCCACGATCAAGGCCATGGATTGGTCCGGTTGCAATGCCGTTTCGATCGCGCTGAGTTCGCGCATATAGGCGGGATTCAAAGACGGATCTAACATCGTGTAGGCATTAAACCCCCAATACCGGATTTCGTCGGGAATTGGATTGGGATTTGCCGCGTAAAACTGTTCTGGGTTGGGGCGGGCGGCTTCGATGACCAATATATCTGCCCGGGCAAAGGTGGCGCGGATCATCTGTGCCGCCTTCACCAGATCGGCGCGGTTCACATTACGATGATAGGGTTCATCCGCCATGTAGAAAATCAGATCTTCGGGGGGCACGCCGCTGTTGTGAATGGCCTGCACCACCATTTGCCACAAAACATCCGCATGTGACGCCAACACAAGTTGATCCCCGGTCTGTTCAAAAAACACCGGCTCCAGATAAAAAACAGGACGCCCATATTGCGCAGCATTGTCCAAGCGCTGTGCCAATTGCTGCATGTCTGCGGTGACGCAAACCTGATTGGCATTGGTGAAATCCGCGACTTCGTCCCAGTAGCTGGATTTGGGCCCATCGGGTCCATTGCTGATCAGGTCGCAATCGATCCCGGCATAGCCAAACAGCATCGCCGAAGCAGGGAATGTTTCGGCTTGGATCTGCAAAACCACCGCCCAAAAAGAAAACGACGCGCCTGCCAACAGACGCGTCGTCGTTTTGATCATTCCGCCGCTCTGAGCGGGGGATTGCCGGGGCCGGGCAGGGGATCATCGTCGGCCTCGATGGCTTTCAATTCCTTTTCCATGGCTTGGATGCGGCTTTCGATTTTGTCCAATGCGTTTTCGTCGCTTTGGGGATCATCGGCTTCGGTCCAGACAAATTCAGGCGCGCGGATGCGTTTGGCATCCCGGTTCAGCGCCCAATCCTGCGCCGCGCGGCTGGACCGGCCCAGCGACAGTTTCGCCAGAAGGCGGGCCAACCACAGCGCATAGGTTGATACCCACACGCGCAGCGCCAACATGGATGGCGTAAAGACCAGGGTCAGCACCGTGGCGATCCCCAGGCCAAACACCACGGCCGTGGCCAGCTGTTTCCACCACAGCGCGGTGGGGCTGTCGATGGAATAGCCCCCATTGATGAAATCAAGGCTCAGCCCGAACATCATCGGCGCCAGACCGGCCATGGTGGTGATTGTGGTCAACAGAACCGGACGAATGCGATCCTCGGCGGTGCGAGTGATGGCTTCGATCCGGGGCATGTATTGGCTGTATTCCTGATAGGTATCGATCAGAACAATGTTGTTGTTCACCACAATCCCGGCCAGCGCCACAATCCCGGTGCCGGTCATGATGATCGAAAATGTCTGATCCATCACCAACATCCCGATCAGCACGCCGGTTGTGGACAACACCACCGCCAGCAGCACCAGAACCGAGTTATAAAAGCTGTTGAACTGCGCCAATAGGATGATGAACATCAACCCCAACGCCCCAAGAAAGGCCTGACCCAAGAACGCTTGGCTTTCGGCCTGTTCCTCTTGGTCGCCGGTCCATTCCCAGCTGATATTGTCGCCGAATGGGTTGGTTTCCAGCCAATCCGTCAAGAAGGCCACCCGTTCGTTGGGATTAACCGGGGTCAGAACCGCGTCGCCGCTGGCGATCAAGTCCGTCACATCCTGCGCATTGGCCCGATCAAACAGGACATAACCTGTCCCATCGGCACCAAACACATCCGCAGGTGGGTTGTTTTCCGCGTCGGGGTCCAATGTGGTCACATGCCCCAACAGATCGCCATCAGGGGTCGCAACCGATGACAAACCGTCCAGCACACCGGCCTTTACGTCGAAATACCGGGTCTGGTCGACACGGCTGATTTCGGCCAGCGATTGCACCGGGGATCGGGTGATAAAGTTGGCCAACGGCACCAAGCCCTCTGAGGTGCGTACGCGCAATGTGTCCAGCGTGGACAAAACGCGGTCTTCTTCTGGTAGGCGGACGCGGATTTCGATTTCTTCATCCGATGAATCCACCCGCATCGTATCCAGCAGGATCCCACGTGTGACCAATTGCACCATGCCGCCCACGGCGGCCACATTGGCGCCGTAACGGCCTGCTTTTTCCACATCGACCTGAATTTCCCAATCGATGCCGGGCAGGGGCAATGTATCGTCAATCAGGGTCAGACCTGCTGTGTTTTCAAACTGGGCCCGCGCCAATTGCGTCGCCGCAATCAGATCATCCCAATTGTCGCTTTTCAGACGCAGATGCACCGGTTTGCCAGAGGCTGGACCGCGGGCTTGGGACAGGATTTCGGTCTGGATGCCAGGGATCAGTTCCAGCTGTGCCTGAATTTCGTCAACCACGGTATCGCCATCCAATTCGGGACGATCGCGGCGTTCCTCCCATGGGATGGTTTCCAGCTGAATTTGTCCGATTGTGTCACGCGGGGATTCAGACCCGGACGCATCCGTGTTCAACCCGCCATCGCCAGAAAACGCAAAGGCGTTCATGATACCGGGATGGGCCAGAACCACCTGTTCGACCTGCGCCACCAGCGCGTCTTTTTCGGGCAGGGACAGATTGCCCCGTGCGCGGACATATACGATGGCTTGTTCTGTTTCGCTTTCGACGAAAAATTCCACACCGTTACTGTTGGCACCGAAATAGGTGAACACGGACATCACCACCCCAAAGACCACACCAATGCTGACCAGCGGCATAATCGGGTTGCCCGAAATGAAATGGATCACCCAGCCAAACGGACTGCGACGATAGCCGGCGCGCACCTTTTTGGCGCGGCGTTCCATTTTCACCGATCCGATTGTGACCGATGATAACATCGCCCCAACAAAGAACAGGATCATACCGGGCAGGGAATCGCCCAAACCTGAACTGCGCAGCGCTTCGCCGGACAAATAGCCGGGGTTCAGCGACATCATAATGCCGGTAAACACCATCATCACCGCAACCGGGATCAGCGCGGCGCGAATGGCCCAATGAACGCGGGACTTCAACCAGTCAGACATATGGCCCAAGGTGCGGCTCATCCGGCCAGTAACACCACCCATTACGGGCAGATAAATCAGCGCGACAACCAACGAGGCGGACAAAACAAAGATCAACGTGACCGGCAACATGCCCATGAATTGACCGGGAACGCCGGGCCAGAACAACATCGGCAAAAACGCACAAAGCGTGGTCGCGGTGGAACTGACGATGGGCCAGAACATCCGTTTGGCGGCTTCGACATAGGCATGCATCGGGCCAACGCCGTCTTTGATGCGTTTGTCGGCATATTCCACAACCACAATCGCGCCATCCACCAACATGCCCACGGCCAGGATCAGGCCAAACATCACGATGTTGGAAATGGTGATCCCCATGATCGCCAACAGCACGAAACACAACAGGAATGAGGTTGGGATCGCAAAGCCCACCAATAGGGCAGGGCGGGTGCCCAAGGCGGCCAGAACCACAATCATCACCAGCGCAATTGCGGTCAAAACCGACCCTTCCAGCTGACCCACCATTGACGCCACATTGCGCGACTGGTCATTGGATGTGCCAACCTGAATGGCGGCCTGCAATTCCGGCGACCAGGACGCACGTTCAGCGTCGATCACGGCGCGCACTTCGTTGGCGGTGTCGATCAGGTTGAACCCTTTGCGTTTGACGATTTGCAGCGCAACCGAATTGACGCCGTTAAACCGTGCCGTGCCAACACGATCCTCAAAGGTCAGACGGATTTCTGCCAGATCGCCCAGCGTGACCACCCGGTCGCCATTGGTTTTCACTGGCAGGTTATAGATGTCTTGGGGTTCATCAAAGGAGGACGGGATTTTCACCGCAAAGGACCCGGCATCGGTTTCGATTTCACCGGCGGCCACCAATTGGTTGTTGTTGACCACCACATTGATCAGTTCGGTCGCGGTCACGTCATACGCTTCTAGGCGCAGGGGATCGATGATCACCTCGACCATTTCGTCGCGCTGACCGGCCAACCCGGCCTCAAGCACGGCATCCAGCCCTTCGATGGCGTCCTGCATCTGTTTGGCAACCTGAACCAAGGTGCGTTCGGGTACATCCCCGGTCAGGTTCACAATCAGGATCGGAAATTCGGAAAAGTTAATTTCGTTGATTGAATATTGCTCGGCCCCTTGGGGAAATGACGCCTCGGCAGAATTCATCGCGTCGCGCACTTCGGCCAGCACTTTGGCTTTGTCCCAGCCAAACTCAAATTCCAGCGCCACCCCAGCATAGCCTTCGGCGGCGGTGCCGGACATGGTTTTCAGCCCGTCAATATCCGATAATTCGGTTTCCATCGGCCGCACCAGCAGTTTTTCCGCGTCAATCGCAGAAATGCCCGGAAACGGAACCGATACAAATAGGGCCGGGATTTCGATATCCGGCTCGCCTTCTTTGGGCAGGCTGACATAGGCCGTGCCGCCCACAACAAGGGACAGCACAATAAAGGCCAGGATCATTCGGGCCCGTTCAGCGGCCCAATCGACGATACCGGTCATCCGTCAACCTCCGAAAAATGCGGATCGACAGGCACACCATCGATAACAAATTCCTGCCCCACCACAATCACGTCAACCGCGTCAGGCAATCCGGTCAGCCAGATCCCTTCGACGGTGTCGCGCAGCACAGAAACCGGCATAAAGGCCGCCTTTTGGTCTGCATCGACAACACGCACCCCCAAATCGCCGCCATCATTCAATGTCAGCGCGGATTGCGGCAACAGATGCGCGGACCGCCCATCAGACGCCACGAGGATTTCGGCGGTTTGCCCGTCGCGGATCGCTAGATCGGCATTTGGCACTTCGACTTCGACGCGGAATGTGCGTGTGTCTGGATCTGCGGATCGCGACAGGAATGTCACCCGGCCACGCACTTCGTCACCAGAGGCGAGCCGCGCCCCGGCCAAAGCCCCGACATGGACCTTGGACACGTCGGTTTCAGGGACAAATCCCACCAATTTGATCGGATCCAGCTGGATGATCGTGGCACAGGCCGAGCCCGGTTGCAGCAGGCTTCCCAGCTCTGCCGCGTCGGTTTCTAGCAGACCCTCAAATGGGGCGGTGATCGAAAGACGTTCGATTTCACGTTCCGCAGCAGCAACACCGGCGGCGGCGGCTTGGATACCGGCGCGGGCTGACTGCACAGAGGCAGCCGCGCTTTCGATGCTGGCATCGGCGCCAACGATCCCGGCGCGCGCGCCCTCAACGGCGGCTTCTGCGGAAATGACACTGGCGCGCGCACTCTCTAAGGTGGCGTCAGCATTGGCCACACGTGTGTCAGAGGCAAAACCGCCCTCAGACAGTCGGGCAGCGGCGTTTTGATTGATTTGCGCTTCTTCTAAACGGGACCGGGCTTCGGCCAGTCGTCCTTGGGCTTCGGCTACACGCGCGGTGGCTTCGGCGCGACGGGCTTGGGCTTCTGGGATGCGGCTTTCTGCTTCGGGCAGGCGGGCGCGGGCTTCTTCGCGGCGACCGATCGCTTCGTCCAATGCGGATTGGCGTGTGCCGATATCCAGCTCACATAGCAAATCGCCCGCATTCACGAACGATCCTTTGCGCAGCGGATCAGAAATGACCTGACCGGATGTTTCGGCGCGCACTTCGACCTGACGGGCCGCTTCTGTGCGTCCGCGCAGGATCACAGCGCTGTCAATTGTTTGCGCCGTTGAATGAAACGCCACAACCCGGATCATGGGAATGGCTTTTTCTTCGGCCTCTTCTGTCGCAGCGGCAG carries:
- a CDS encoding LysM peptidoglycan-binding domain-containing protein; this encodes MAHNVIWQYLAGGVLAGGAVVATVAFIGAPDPSGPAPEDQAAGEPAQMPVETDSGSNTETAVIAATVQENAAPPVAQEEPETSPPEPTPVAPEIVAPQFTTIRIEPDGNSIIAGSATPDQDVAILVARQEIARISADANGQFVALFDISPSDQPRGMQLLTDPDGAAVLSAEIYLIEPFGVTPPPIEPQTEATDQNSEQVAAATITDDADEPEVSNATEEPEIITEMADDVAADVTEPDGDIATITEPETPVIADQQLAAIVPNADPPEPAQPAVSPDLDQSEDQQVAEPTTETEIVQNVPPETEVDTAPDPVTEPDAPAILAADADGVRVVQPSGASPDVMSNVALDTITYDPSGDVSLAGRAQSEGFVQVYLDNTPITTSRINQDGRWRTDLPQVDTGVYTLRVDEIAIDGTVVSRIETPFKREEAETVAEVMAQDVQNEDFQVAVRTVQPGNTLWAIARDQYGDGVMYVHVFEANRDLIRDADLIYPGQIFRLPEMDDK
- a CDS encoding efflux RND transporter permease subunit, with protein sequence MTGIVDWAAERARMILAFIVLSLVVGGTAYVSLPKEGEPDIEIPALFVSVPFPGISAIDAEKLLVRPMETELSDIDGLKTMSGTAAEGYAGVALEFEFGWDKAKVLAEVRDAMNSAEASFPQGAEQYSINEINFSEFPILIVNLTGDVPERTLVQVAKQMQDAIEGLDAVLEAGLAGQRDEMVEVIIDPLRLEAYDVTATELINVVVNNNQLVAAGEIETDAGSFAVKIPSSFDEPQDIYNLPVKTNGDRVVTLGDLAEIRLTFEDRVGTARFNGVNSVALQIVKRKGFNLIDTANEVRAVIDAERASWSPELQAAIQVGTSNDQSRNVASMVGQLEGSVLTAIALVMIVVLAALGTRPALLVGFAIPTSFLLCFVLLAIMGITISNIVMFGLILAVGMLVDGAIVVVEYADKRIKDGVGPMHAYVEAAKRMFWPIVSSTATTLCAFLPMLFWPGVPGQFMGMLPVTLIFVLSASLVVALIYLPVMGGVTGRMSRTLGHMSDWLKSRVHWAIRAALIPVAVMMVFTGIMMSLNPGYLSGEALRSSGLGDSLPGMILFFVGAMLSSVTIGSVKMERRAKKVRAGYRRSPFGWVIHFISGNPIMPLVSIGVVFGVVMSVFTYFGANSNGVEFFVESETEQAIVYVRARGNLSLPEKDALVAQVEQVVLAHPGIMNAFAFSGDGGLNTDASGSESPRDTIGQIQLETIPWEERRDRPELDGDTVVDEIQAQLELIPGIQTEILSQARGPASGKPVHLRLKSDNWDDLIAATQLARAQFENTAGLTLIDDTLPLPGIDWEIQVDVEKAGRYGANVAAVGGMVQLVTRGILLDTMRVDSSDEEIEIRVRLPEEDRVLSTLDTLRVRTSEGLVPLANFITRSPVQSLAEISRVDQTRYFDVKAGVLDGLSSVATPDGDLLGHVTTLDPDAENNPPADVFGADGTGYVLFDRANAQDVTDLIASGDAVLTPVNPNERVAFLTDWLETNPFGDNISWEWTGDQEEQAESQAFLGQAFLGALGLMFIILLAQFNSFYNSVLVLLAVVLSTTGVLIGMLVMDQTFSIIMTGTGIVALAGIVVNNNIVLIDTYQEYSQYMPRIEAITRTAEDRIRPVLLTTITTMAGLAPMMFGLSLDFINGGYSIDSPTALWWKQLATAVVFGLGIATVLTLVFTPSMLALRVWVSTYALWLARLLAKLSLGRSSRAAQDWALNRDAKRIRAPEFVWTEADDPQSDENALDKIESRIQAMEKELKAIEADDDPLPGPGNPPLRAAE
- a CDS encoding efflux RND transporter periplasmic adaptor subunit — encoded protein: MRLMPIITAILVSGFLYLLVFERNTLLAFAQSGPAAATEEAEEKAIPMIRVVAFHSTAQTIDSAVILRGRTEAARQVEVRAETSGQVISDPLRKGSFVNAGDLLCELDIGTRQSALDEAIGRREEARARLPEAESRIPEAQARRAEATARVAEAQGRLAEARSRLEEAQINQNAAARLSEGGFASDTRVANADATLESARASVISAEAAVEGARAGIVGADASIESAAASVQSARAGIQAAAAGVAAAEREIERLSITAPFEGLLETDAAELGSLLQPGSACATIIQLDPIKLVGFVPETDVSKVHVGALAGARLASGDEVRGRVTFLSRSADPDTRTFRVEVEVPNADLAIRDGQTAEILVASDGRSAHLLPQSALTLNDGGDLGVRVVDADQKAAFMPVSVLRDTVEGIWLTGLPDAVDVIVVGQEFVIDGVPVDPHFSEVDG
- a CDS encoding ABC transporter ATP-binding protein/permease, producing the protein MRRLSHTDANLDNTQISGWVTIRKVAPYLWPADQDWVKKRVILSMVVLVVARLVAVGTPFFYAWAVDVLAGEGTGWAIGVGAVGLTLAYGLARAMDVGLQQLRDVIFAKVAQRALRQLATETFRHIHKLSMRYHITRKTGGLSRIIERGVKGVEFLLRFLLFSIGPLTLQLFMTAIVLFFLFDVWYLVVVVGTIGLYVWFTFAVTEWRVKIRKQMNDQDTDANQKAIDSLLNFETVKYFGAEEREAQRYDGAMRLYSEAALKTSYSLAFLNFGQALLITSGLVLVMIMAAIGVQNGQLSVGDFVMVNAYMIQITMPLNFLGTVYREIRQSLIDMGDMFTLLEQPSEVVDKPNAPALNVQGGAVHLKDVVFGYDPERSILNGIDLQVAAGETVAIVGSSGSGKSTIGRLLFRFYDVSDGALEIDGQDVRDVTQTSLHAQIGVVPQDTVLFNDSVYYNIAYGRGDASCADVESAAKAAKIHDFIMSLPDGYDTQVGERGLKLSGGEKQRVGIARTLLKNPPILLLDEATSALDTDTERDIQAELKAMSHGRTVITIAHRLSTIADADRIVVLEKGVIIEEGRHDALLEKEGRYAQLWHRQASEEELA
- a CDS encoding leucine-rich repeat domain-containing protein; amino-acid sequence: MKKLLAIALSFGVSCTEVPPTFAQEDCIQIGTECFDSDAKFARIKLTDQSMSLDNLAQLEQVEHLTLQWQGTLGNGVDLSPLGDLKRLISVTFDGADQLDFSSLDGMAAQNIILSGVATLNASQLGDIDGLRNLSLMNIDTIDGLQLATLPNLEALTLINMPLDNLQGVEQMRNLTGFALGGTQVTDLSPLAGLDIRQLTLRGEGLLDLSPLSQATNLTHLTLNSSQFQSLNGLNPGASLVMFSAQNAQLTDIQALSGATNLERFNVKGAMIRDINPLSGLRHMQEMDLRETAISDISALRHMTRLEKLWITDSQVADLEPLSGLDKVEMLSMSRIPATDISPLAQMKSVEVLWVNDHNINDLSPLLDMPALTAVRIDDEQLVMRAGLPAYLDARSVQE